The window ttaaccaaCAAAACATTGAACTATTAATTCCtatcttttttaattttattaaaaacctTCCACGATATATCATAAGCTTTCTCTATGTCAAAAAAGGCAGCCACCACACTCTCCTTCCAAACATAAAACGGTGCATAGTATTTATTAGGATCCTTCCTGGGCGAAACACGCTGTACCTGTAGACTTTTCACTATGGACGGGAGGCTGGTCTGATCCTTTTGCAGCCACAGTTTGTGGCCGCTGGGGGCAGCAGCTTCTGAGACGCAAGCGTAGAGGAAGTCAATATTTACCCGTCGTTGTAAACTACCGGGTCGGTGTTAGCGCCAGCGAGTCAGGTAAACCACTGACAGGGTGAAATGTTTTTTGAGAATAATCCCCAGCAGTTCTGCCACCAGCCGTTTTCTTACCGCTGCTCTGCAGCGCAAGAGCACTTAGCATTAGCGTGCTAGCTGGCTGGAAAGGAGCTGGGACTACGCAGAATCAGTAACCCGGGAGATCCGCACAGCGTTGTGCCAGAAAGTAATTTTCgatgtttctttgtgtttccaATGTATGGTACATTTACTTCTATTGTTAGATAGCTAGGCTGTGGATAACAGGGTTTGCAAAAaggttatatatataaaataaatcagAACTATGCTGGTATATTTGTTACAgtttctgctgtcctcttggccacatctctctttaaaaagacatttttttttatgttagtgCCACTCTTTACCCGGATAAAGGAAGGATGTATAGCAGTCACTTTGTCAGCCACTGACTGCAGTgtttaacttgtgtgttgaAGGTgagaaggacatatcctggtcaaaaatgactccatgATTCCTCACAATGTTACTGCAGGCCAAGGAAATGCCAAAGAATCTTGTtagatatttctaagatttttaggggCAGAGTACAATaatctcagttttatctgaacttagaagcagaaaattagaggtcatccagttctttaagacattcctgttTTTAAACTAATTGATGTGTGGTATCTCTGTTCATTGACAGATAGAGCTGGGAATGATACTAATGATGGCATTATCAAGGAAGcctatataatgtaaacagaagcACTTGCATGAAAATGTGTGTTATTTGTTGAATGAGGCTTGCAGCAGAAAGCactttggctacgttcacactgcaggtcttaatgctcaattccgattttttgatcaaatccgattttttttgtctgcttgttcacactacaaataaaatgcgacagcaaacgcgctctagtgtgaacgctcaaagcggcccgcatgcgcaaaagaagatgtcacatacaacgcgctctgtttagacccagaccaacagtattgtttgactgatggcccttaatataaagacttcggactttacgtttcccaatttttgctttaagttattttgttatttacataataatgtaaatacattaaaaattatccttattgctgttttagaggagcggtgcttcaaaggatatgcagatttctgtcagaatctgcagattatacagtacaaataaaatgttcacgttgtcttcccaacagtttcactgacatctacacgggatggccaggaagcatttgcgatgtcttctcgggcgcttctctggcactgataattggcgtctgccttgtgtcagtgacgtaaaagacggatttaatgcgacatgaccgttcaagcagcagtcgctttctaaaacatcggatatgtatcggattcagtaccacatacgaaagtgacccagatcggatttgaaaatattggatttgtgccgttcacactgtcataccatgattggatatgggtcgcatagggtcaaaaaaaatcggatttgatgcgctttcgcctgcagtgtgaacgtagcctttgaGTGCTCACTTGAGTAGAAAGGTCAGTGTATTATTAAGGCCTATGCTAACTTTACAGTATTAGTGGTAGGCCTGCACAATAAATCAAAAATTTATTGTCATCGCAATATCAGCCTGTGCGATGGGCCCATCGCAAAACACGGCATAAACTGTGATAATTGGGTACCCTAAAATGTTTACACACGTGCTTTAAAGACTTTACCAATCAAAGAAACCCCTTGACACATTTGACCAGTCGAATAGAGCCCTTCACGGCATTAACCACTCAAATGGATTAGTGGCCCGCCTCCTACGTAGGGGGATGAGCGAACAACGCTGCAGCAACAAGCTACTATGAACTcgtagctaaaaaaaaatagtacctCGCTTATTTGGAGGTACTTTGGATTTGATAAAGATGACGTTCTCCAAACACAGGTACACTGCAGAACTTGCCGAACACTCGTGGCAACCACCAGAGGAAACACGACTAATCTCCACCATCATCTTCAATACAACAACAGAGAACTGTTTGAAGAGTTCCAGAAAGTTAGGGCTAGCCAAACAAAGGTTGCTAATGTTAAGATAAAGAGCACAGCAGTCCAACAGCCGTCTCTGTATCAGAGTTTTTCAAGTGGAACTCCTTATGAGAAAACGTCAAAGTGgtacaaagaaataacagaggCCATTACACATTTTTTGGCTAAAGACATGATGCCTATAAATACAGTTAGCAGAGAGGGCTTCACCAGTCTGATACATAAAGTGGACCGGAGATACCGCATCCCCTCACGAAACTACTTTTCCCATGTCGTCATTCCACAAATGTACGAAACATGCCGCAAGATCGTCATGTTTGAACTGAGCCAAGCTGAAAACTACGCAAGCACTACAGTAAAGTTTCCTCTCCAGTTTTGACTTATATCATAACTACTTGGTGAGTGGTAAAATGATGAACAACTGCATTGAGATAATTTGCAGTataatttatgtttatttaaaactaattaTAGAGACCGTGAAGGATGTCTTTCAGAATTCAAGCCTCAGAAAATTTTTTATGGGGGCAATGTTTCAATGTTAAAGTGCACTTTGTTGTTACACTGCTAATACAGCagctttctttaaataaaacttgcAGTAAAACGGAAATTATGTAttcggggtttttttgttttgctatttattttatCGCAAGTCATATCGTTATTGATCACAGTTATCGCACATCGCAGGTTTTCCTAATATCATGCAGCCCTAATTAGTGGCACGATTTTCACTCTTAATTGCCATTTCTGCTCACCATGTCGAGGGTGTTGCATGCTGAATTTGACATCACATCCTGTGTCACGCGCTGCAGTCGGTCGTGCACCTCTCACCCCCTGTTTTGTAATGCGCTGTGGCCGCCACAGCTGGATTTCAGACATGAGTGTACAATCGTGTAGGTTTTTTACCACCGTTTTAATTATGTATTCCAGTACAAAAGCTCAGAGACACTGAAACAGTTTGAAAACTTGGAGAGTTTGACAAAGTCTTGGCATCCAGTTTTGGCTTCTTGTCCAGAATCAGTatatctttattgtcattgtaacaGGAACAGGAACAGCAAAATTAAGTGCAGTCCCTGCAGTGTCAAGAGAAAAAGtttaaatataattacaaaataataccatgaaatgttttttttaatcttgcaATGTTCTTTGAGGAACAAAAGTTGAACCATGTTGGAACCAGCTCTGACCTGTTCCTTTCTCCCTCATCAGGTTCTTGATGTAGCCAGAGTGTTGGTGTCAAGATGTGTGATCAGAAACATGTCAGAGAGCATGGTGATATGATAAACAGTGACGATGGAGACCAGCTGTCAGCCAGTGATGAATCTGAGCCTGAACAACAACCCAGCAGAGCTCCATTTGACCCAGACCTAGACCACAGTgatcatgatgatgatgaacatGATGATGTGTGTGCACCAGCAACTATTCCCATATCTCAGAGTTCATTCAGTTTGAGTGGAGGGACCTCAGCCTTCTCTGACCGCAGCCACAGTATCTTTGACTGCCTAGACAGTATTGGCAGGCAGACTTTCTCCTCTCTAAATCAGAACACTGTTGCAGACAAATCCTCACTTCACAGTCAAAACACAAGCCATCCATCATCCACCTGTCCCACACCACCAAAGAAGAGATTAGTCCCAGACTACCTAGTGCATCCTGAACGCTGGACACATTACAGTCTGGAGGATGTGAATGAGAGCAGTGATCAGGAAAATAGCAGGGTGGCTTATCAGTTCCTGTCCAGCCTGGGGCAAGAGGCAAAAGGCAGTTCCCCTTGTGACCTCCAGCACAAGATGATCTTCAGACCCAAGCAACTGCCGAAGGAACAACCTAATGATCAGCTTTCTCTTGTGAGTGCAAAGGAGACAGGAATGCATCTCAGTCACCtactggaggaggaggaggacgaagaggcagaaggaaggaaaacagaagaaaatctaGACAAAACTGAGAAAGGACAAAAAGATGAAGAGAAGGACATGAGTGGAGCTATGGGTCaaggagaggaaaagaaagaggtgcaaaaagaaaagaaggtagaagagtCCAGGTACCAGTTTACCTCCTTCAGGAATATGATGACTAAAAACTACAGGAAGCGTTCTGGCTGTGAGGACAACTGACGACAGCAAAGCAGTGACGTCCTCACCGTCAGCAGGGTGGATCTCAATGTTTCATCGTCCAGTCACATATGAAACGTACTTTTACTCCACATGCTTCATCACCTGCCCACAGGTGTTTGTTCTGTTTCACCCAGCAGCGATGTTCCAGAGTGCTTCACTTCCTACTTCAAGTTTCCAGTCCTTATTGTAGAATTTTAGTTCCTGTTGTATTTGGTATTCTGAAATAAAGTATTGAATTCAAAGTTTTTTGAGAAAATAAGAAATGGAAAATTTTCCCAATGATAGTAattcagggctcgcaaaatttcaaaatccctggtagcccttcgggcaggcactcttcagtttgtggtagcccaaaataaatttaagtagcccgaataaaaagagagcaatttttgattgatgttttgtttcctgttttgtttcgttacaatattatacattaaagtataatattgtaacggaaacaaaacattaatcaaaaaattgttgaaacacaaattacaacattgtataaaaattacaatcatcaactcaaatacttggttctaattgaacagaaatttctatgaacttgtaagaactgtgtcaggtcctgaatttgaaatttccactgaagtcagaAGTAAGAgataagtggaaccaagatctaggacatcttttttttttttaagtttgcaaagactgctaaattttgccaatggtagttcactctttgcaacatagtacgctgttctaaacagatttttcaggtttatttttagtatgttctttgcaattggtgtttgttctgggaaagatattgcagactgagcaataatgcatttcttgcatttctcatgggttctaatgggggtctttcttaaaattactggtcccagtaataAAGGCGCTGTCGACTCTGAAATCGAgggaaaaccaacaacacacccggcagaacattatgttatttacagggCTGcacatacagttaagcccataattattcatacccctgacaaattttgacttaaagttacttttgttcaatatgtaagttcttttttgagcagaaatgacacaggtgtctccccaaagataataagacaatgtacaagaggcatcattgtggaaaaaaatatttctcaggttttatttatattttagcaaaaagtatcatgtccagaattattcatacccttctcaataatcaatagaaaaaagactttattggctattacagcaatcaaacgcttcctataattgcagaccagctttctgcatgtctccacaggcatttttgcccattcatctttagcaatgagctccaaatctttcaggttggagggtcttcttgccatcaccctgatctttagctccctccacagattctcaattggattcaagtcaggactctggctaggccactgcaaaacgttaatgttgttgtctgctaaccatttcttcaccacgtttgctgtatgttttgggtcattgtcgtgctaaaatgtccactggttcccaaggccaagtttttctgcagactgcctgatgttgttgttgagaatcttcatgtattgctctttttcatggtgctgtttactgtgattaggttccctggtccattggctaaaaaacacccccaaagcattaggttcccaccaccatgtttgacagtggggatggtgttctttgggttgaaggcttctccatttttatgccaaatgatcacaatgaaggcaacatcattgtgaccaaataattcaatttttgtttcatctgaccataacactgaagaccagaaaccttcttctttgtccagatgagcatttgcaaaggccaaatgagcttttgcatgccttagaagtgcctggagaagaggcgttttccttggtctgcatccgtggaacccaacagtgtccgttggactgtctggcttgagacattgccaccagcagagcccagattcaccagaatggccttggtggtgatccttggattctttttcacctctctcactattctcctggccagcacaggtgtcacttttggcttccgacaacgtcctctgagattttccacagtgcggaacatcttgtatttttaataatactttgcactgtggccactggaacttgaaaacatttggatatggccttgtagcccattcctcacttgtgagcagccacaatgcacagctgcaggtcctcactgagtttctttgtcttagccatgactgtccacagaccacctgcagagagctgctgtttttcacctgttgagttgatcaaaacagctatttccaattaatcagggtaattgggatgctttagaacagctttgactatttggaatggtatggaactttggattttcccagagactgtgacagtttgtaaagggtatgaataattctggacatgatacttttgctcaaatgtaaataaaagctgagaaatatttttttccacaatgatgcgtcttgtacatcatcttattatcttttgtgagacgcctgtgtcatttccagtcaaaaaataacttgctagttgaataaaagtaactttaagtcaaaatttgccaggggtatgaataattttgggcttaagtgtaagtggtccgcaggtgcgcatttgctgtcaaaataaaagacgcgcaccagataagaagctgcaacgcgcgtttgcgtacatataaaaggcaccgTTTTTGTCCACTAGaatgggattttcacggcatattctgcaccacatctctgtgcgttcatcatttgtttgaagccagctcacctcctgcagccacttttccgagaatatgcacttcttttgcggttcggactccttctgacatttctttggaggtggaggaacaccaaagtaattgcttaaaggagcttgcttcttcatctttaagagttctaaacaaatgtctgtcctcctccagaaaatcttatgtacgcaaatgcgcgttgcaacttcttatctggtgcgcgttttttattttgacagcgaatgcgcacctgcggaccacatatgtgcacccctggttatttagcttgtcatattccagccacagaaattcttttgtccatgaaaccataaagctgcactttctttttccctcatagtctgatttgtcataacttttccgttttgtggtaggcttttctttggctgtcacttcttcaccctgacttgtcttatttggctcagcagaactaaaatatatatcctgctgcttttacacacgcactcacataacggtcagcgactctctgcgcaatcaacctctcacatgtttaagcttgctgtgggagatttcacttatcaggtttgaatagtaagctaatgagtgataagacgatgtcagaggaattggtgcgcaattaatcgtcactcaccaatcagtactgctgctctctatacacagtttgcgcgatcgcaaagtgaaagcaaaaaacaagcgcaaattcaaacgcgatttcaatatgtcacatattgacagtggttccccgatgccaatgacacaattacccagctacatttccgaaagaatgcaaaagcaatgacatatatttttccttcctatgatagcccgacgggcagggctgagatagattttggtagcctgACTGGAAAattcgctagccccgggacatCGGGTTAGCGATTTTGCCCCTGTAATTActatcattaaaaacaaataaacacacctTTGAAATCATCACCATGAAAAGTTTCACCAACACATTAATGAATGAGACAGGCAGTatgcaaaatgtaaaaagatgTTAAGTAAAATTAAGGGTTTAATATTTGCTACATCTTCCAATTTGAATAGCCTCTTTGGGTTTAACTGTCattattttaattgaaaaaaatggATGCAAATTATTCCCTTTTGGAAACAAATGTTTGGATAAGTCcatttttaagataagataagataacctttattagtaccctgcgtgggaaatttgttttgttacagcagtggacagtgcaaagttgcatagaaaaattagagaaaaacactgaaataagatatcaataagatactgtacacaatagaatagaataaaatagaatacaacgatgccagaaagagtattgcacttagtgttattgctattgcacgtgtggatgtgtgtgtttgatcagctgcaaaagtctttgtggTTTTAACCATCGATTTAACACCGTTGCCATCTTCTGGAATGAAACTGAAGTttataaaaagccaaaaaagttcaagttaaaaaacaaacagaaaactgtcCTCTGACAAAATGTCTAATTTCATATCATAAGCATTTCTTTCTTTAGGAACTCCTGTCAGTGACAACATCAGGTTTCGTGAAATAAACACCAGCCAGCCACAACATTACAAACTACTCGTCTAAAATTGTG is drawn from Oreochromis aureus strain Israel breed Guangdong linkage group 1, ZZ_aureus, whole genome shotgun sequence and contains these coding sequences:
- the tssc4 gene encoding protein TSSC4; this encodes MCDQKHVREHGDMINSDDGDQLSASDESEPEQQPSRAPFDPDLDHSDHDDDEHDDVCAPATIPISQSSFSLSGGTSAFSDRSHSIFDCLDSIGRQTFSSLNQNTVADKSSLHSQNTSHPSSTCPTPPKKRLVPDYLVHPERWTHYSLEDVNESSDQENSRVAYQFLSSLGQEAKGSSPCDLQHKMIFRPKQLPKEQPNDQLSLVSAKETGMHLSHLLEEEEDEEAEGRKTEENLDKTEKGQKDEEKDMSGAMGQGEEKKEVQKEKKVEESRYQFTSFRNMMTKNYRKRSGCEDN